ATCCTACCCAATACAGAAGATTGGTGGGCAGCCTGCGCTACCTGGTCCACACAAGACCTGACTTAGCCTTCTCAGTAGGTTTTGTCAGTCGATTCATGGAGAGGCCGACTGCAGAGCACCAAGCTGTCATCAAGCGCATCCTGAGATATGTGGCTGGTACTCTGGAGTTTGGACTTCACTACACTAAGGCTCCAGGGAGAGCAAGGTTTGTTGGGTACTGCGACAGTGACTTGGCTAGAGACattgacaccagcaagagcactagTGGCACTCTGTTCTTCCTGGGAAGCAATCTTGTGTGCTGGCAGTCAGtaaagcagaaggtggtggctctatctagttgtgaagcTGAGTACATTGCCACTACCACAGCTGCAAAACAAGCTATTTTGCTATCCAGGCTGCTGGCAGACCTCCTTGGAAGGAATGTGGAAGTGGTCGAACTGAAGGTTAATAGTAAGTCTGCACTTGCTCTAGCCAAGAATCCAGTCTTCCATGAGCGCAGTAAACACATCAGAATCAAGTACCATTTCATCAGAAACTGCTTGGAAGATGGAAGTATCAGGGCTGATCACATATCCACCACTGATCAGCTGGCTGACATTCTAACCAAGTCTCTTGGAAGATCAAAATTTGAAGAGATGAGGGGAAGAATTGGGCTCAAGCACATCACTTCCAAGGACCACAAGGCTAAAGGGGAGAattgtcagtagttagcctagtgttctTGTTCTTCCAGTTAcctactataaatatttactattCACTGTCATGTGTTGTTTTTgtttccttggcaaccaagttgatcatggtgccttggcaaccaagtaggaatcatagcatctgctttatgcagttagaatatgctaaggagtaggtacaccacttgccTATATATATAGTGGTTAGCATCTTTGTATCAAGCAAGTTAGTTCTGaaattcaatacaatccaatcCAAGTGGCCTgctggccaagctgccctctggcagccCAATTCGCCAACAAGAAGATCAAACAAACGCACTGTGCTGGAGGCCCTCAGTGAGAAGAAATGGACAGAGGATATACAAGGAGAAATCTGTATGACAGCCTTGAATCAGTACCTAGACCTTTGGGATGTCATGAATTTTGTGGAGTTGAATGAGAATATTGCTGATAAGCACATCTGGAGGCTATCTTCATCGGGTAAATATACAGCAAAAAGTGCTTATGATACCCTATTTCAGGGAGCAATCTTCTTTGAACCTTATGAGAGAATCTGGAAATCCTGGGCACCCCCCAAATGCAGATTTTTTATGGTTAGTTGCTCACAACAGATGCTGGACGGCAGACAGATTGGCAAGGAGGGGGCTCCCACATCCAGAACAGTGCGTACTTTGCGATCAACAGGAGGAAACTATTCATCATTTGCTTGTGGGCTGTGTACTCTCAAGAGACTTTTGGTTCTCCCACCTGCTGCATTTTGGATTTGTATCACTTGCTCCACAACCTACTGACCAATCCTTTGATGAATAGTGGAGAAAAGTTGATAATTCGGCTAGTGGAGATTTGAGGAAGGGTCTGAACTCTCTAGTCATTTTGGGAGCCTGGAGCATCTGGCGGCACAGAAATGAGTGTCTTCAATGGTGCAGCACCAAATGTTAATATGGTGCTGGCTTTGGTAAGGGAAGAGGCCCATTGGTGGAGCCTGACAGGAGCTAAGGGGATCTCCCTGCTCACTACCGAAGGAGCAGTCTAATGGACTGCTGTAGTGGTCGGGTCATCATTTTATTTTTTAAACCGGCGATTTAGTTTCCTTGTAGTAGTGGGTGTTTGTGTGTGTGGGTCTAGGTCTATGTATGACTCTCTCTTCTtctattaatacaatgatacgcagctctcctgcgtgttcgagaaaaaaaaaggaactaAGGAGCAAGGACATACACTAAACACAGTAAAACACCTCCATAGAGATGGTCACACTTATGTTCTAGCCAAAAATTCAAGCTAATGGTATTTAAGGGATGAAAGATATGGTCATACATTAGAATCACACAGGAGAGACAAAGGACAGAACTAATGTTGCAATGCAATTACATTCAAGCAGCCAAGTGACAATACCTCATCTATCATTCTTTTCCTGTTCAAATTGGCTTTGCTGATGCGCTCAGCATCAGTTAGCTTAATTCCATCAATCCATTCCAGTGTCAGTATGGTTTTACATGTATAATTCCAGTAAACTTTTGGGACCTTGATGCTTGTACTACCTTCAGAATTGATCCCACCAGAACCTGCTAGAAAATCAATGGTGTTGAGCTTGCAGCATGTGAACTGTAGAGGAACAGGTATTGTGAGACCATAGTTGGGGGATGGATATAGAGTATATCAATAATTTATTAAGAATTGAATTAAATAAGTGTGCAAACTCACCATGAGAATAAAGAGTAGCAAACCTTTCAGCATTTTGTCCTTCTAAATTATAATCAATCTCATCAAACATGTGCCTGACCTGTTGAACCAAAGATAAAATGTAATGCAACATACAAAGGTTAAAATTATACAGAACGATCTAGAATTTACAGGAGGGCATGATGATTGTCAAAAGAGAAGATCGTAGGTCTACAATTTGCATAATGGTCTTGTGATTTATGTGACTTCATTTTCAGGAAACAAGCATCTCTGAAGTTAAAAAGATAATTCAGAAAGGATCAGAAAAAAGATTAACCTACACCCAAAAATACTAGAATCACAATAAGTCAGACCATCAAGTACCAGGTAGAGGGCCATAACAAGGCAACAAACATAGGATAGTCCAACAAATACTACACTTACTAAAATCATATGGTCTATGCATAATCCAAAGATAATATACCATGAATCATGTGAGGAAAGAGCAAAGCTGAGCATCATCCATCTCATGTTATGTGGATAGGAAGCTATTGATAATATAAATGACAAAAACATTCTAATCCAGTCTGACAATAAAAATTTTGGATCCAGATGAAGTGGTCTTTGGAATTCATAGTAATCAGCCGGACATGGCAAATGTAAAAAAACTATAAGAGAAAGAGTGATCAGAATAGCACAGACAACGACAAGCCTAGTTCAGAAAGAAGTAGAAGCTCACAATCTCATTAACTGCCACCAATAGGTCTTTGCGAGCCTTAGCAAATCGTTTCATTTGTCCTCCAATCATGTGGAACAAAAGTGCATCTAGAGTCAGCAAGGGCGCCATTCCAGGCCTTTGAACTTTGACTGCAACAAGCTCTCCAGAGCGTAGATGAGCTGCATTACTTGAAGTAtcaaagaaatgcatttcaactTGGAGAACTCAGGTCTGAAATATATGCTAAGGTAAATAACAATCAGTACAGAACAAGGATAATCACCAGTTAGTAGCAGAAGTCTTATCAGAAATGTCTAACCTTTGTAAACTTGCCCCAGTGATGCTGCTGCAATCGGCTCTGGGCTCATATCAGCGAACAAATCAGAAATTCGAGAGCCCAACTGAGACTCTATGGCCCTGAGTGCAATGCGAGTTGGAAACGGTGGTATTTGATCCTGAAAAGAAATTGTTCagccaacaacaacaataacaacaacaaagccttaaagtcccaaacaagttggggtagactagagttgaaacccaacagaagcaatcaaggttcaggcacgtgaatagctgttttccaagcactcctatctaaggctaagtctttgggtatattccatcctttcaagtctccttttattgcctctacccaagtcaacttcggtcttcctctgcctctcttcaattggtgctacccttaatctatcacgtatatcatcgttccgaactcgatcccttcttgtatgaccgcaaatccaacgcaacatacgcatttccacgacacttatctgttgaacatgtcgtcttttcgtaggccaacattctgcaccatacaacatagcaggtctaatcgccgtcctataaaacttgccttttagcttctgtggtacccttttgtcacataggacaccagatgcttggcgccatttcatccactctgctttgattctatggctaacatcttcatcaatatccccgtctctctatagcattgatcctaaatatcaaaatgtatccttcatagacactacttgaccttccaaactaatatcttcctcctcccgagtagtagtgccgaagtcacatctcatatactcagttttagttgtactgagtctaaaacctttggactccaaagtctcccaccataactccagtttctgattcactcctgtccggctttcatcaactagcactacatcgtccgcgaaaagcatacaccaaaggATGTCCCAATAAGCTACTAGTACAAGTTCCTCAGACTTCTGATTTTGAACTATGCATTACTAATGGCTGTTTTGGGGCCTCCAACTGAGATAGAACTCTTTCTAGGACTTAAACATGTCAGTGGACCTACTTTGACGCCACAACTTTAGGACACTTATTCACCTCATAATTCTAGGAGATCAACATAAACAGGAAAAAGCATGTTCTTAGATCTAACAATTTGTTTTCAtcacaaagaaaaaaaatatagaatGGGGAGGTACCTGTAGCTTTGCAAGCTCCTGACAATACGCACTAGGAAGTATATCAGGGCGTGTGCTCAATGCCTGGCCAAGCTGCACGGTGAAAGAGAATTGGTAAAAGAACATATCATCAATTCCCTAGTTGTAATAAGACAATATTACACCTAAGACAATATTAGCTAACAAAGTATTGTAGTTCAAAAACAAGATATGGAGACAATGGCACAATAAAGATGCAGTCAACACAACCAccaacatgattgattttgtacCGTTGTACGAATGCTTAAGGTAGATAATAATCATGTTACAAAACCATAGTGATAGGTGCAGTGATTTTGATGGTCATAAGACATGTTACATTGATGTTGCTTCCACCTTAACAAGGAGATACACCATACTGAAAAGTTAAGCATCAAATTTAATCGAAAAGATCAGTGCTACATTCTACCGATATGTCAATCAGCATACCTTGATGTAAAAAGGACCCAAGCGTATCAAGGTCTCTCGAAACTGAAATAAGGAAATGACAATCAGAGACATGATGCTCAGTTCCACCAACAACAACAGACAAGAAAAACTACCTTTTCTGCTCTTTTATGCATGTCATTGAGCCACAAATGCCAAATAGTGAGTTTTATAACATGAAAAGAGATGGTAGCAGCCCTGTACAGAGCAAGGAATGGACCAAAGCCACGGTCAGCAAAAATCCTGCGCGAACTTGACCCCAAGATTCTTCCAAACTCGGTTTCCAGTGACTTCTTTCTGATCTTTGCATATTCTGATGATGGTCTCTCTCCATGTACACTTGTAAAAGCACTTGAGTAGctacaaaatagaaaaaaataaatCACCTAAACATAATTTCTGTAAACAAATAACACTAGAATTATTCAAATTTCAACATGCTGGCTCAGTAAAACATCTGCAAATCATTGAAATAAAATATTTTCTTCAAATAGAAGATCCAATTTATCTAATGCCACAGACGAATTAACCAAATAGCCTTCCTCCTAAATTATAATGAAGAATTTATTTAAGCTAGATTAGTTCAGTATGTTTCTCAGTGATGATTGAGTAAGATTAAGTCATTTCGGAGATCTGTCTGCGTGAAACTTTATACACTGtttcaacaaaaaaaaatacaGTAGGCACTTAGGACGACCTGGCATTGCACACTGTTCTTCTAATCCAAAACATTTTAGACTATCAAAGTGAATCATAAATTGAATGATTGATTGGCGCACGGTACAATTACAACTAGCGAATTCCAAATCCGCAAACATAACGGAACTGCGACCTAGGGTTACGCCGTGGTGACCGGTAGCTGAGGTTAACCTGTCGACTGTCGTTACCTCATCACCGGCGTTGAGGCGGGGAGGCAGGGAGGTGGTGGCAACGCCGCGGAAGAGGTCGGGGAGGCGGCCTGAAAGGCGCGGGGAACGAGAAAGGGGAGGCCTCTGCGTCGGTCGGCGCggcgggcgaggaggaggagccgcgAGGTGGGGCCCGACATGGCCGGGATCTCATCAGCTCCGCCGCCCGCACGGGAGGGAGAGCCGGGGAGGGGAAGAAGGGCAGTGGGGTTCAGGGGAGGAGAGAAAGAGACCGGTGTACGGCGTGCGCGTACGCTCTCCTTGGAAGCAGTGAGAGGAAGGAGGCAGCGGCGCCGCGTGGCTGGACCCGAGTGCGAGCTGGCGGCCTGGCGCGCGTGCGGTTGTTCGTTGCTCGGTGCTGGGCCGCTGGCCCGTCTTGTTAGGGCTCGTCCAGTCGCCCCGTTGTTCATCTCCTGGATTGCAGCCCACGCCGACCTGCGTCCCCGCTGCTTGGCTCAAAATTAGGGTCCGTTTGTTTTGGCTTTCCAGGTGCTGTGGCTTAAAAAAAAAAAGGCCAGAAGCCAAATCAAAGGGGTATTCATACTCCTTGGCTTCTAGAGAAAGCTGTTTTTGTGCATTTCATTTTTCACAGCAGGGGAGGAGGTGCTTTCTTGAGCTTTGGCTTTCACAAGTTGGAAGAAATTACCCACTGCCACAGGTTATGTTGTACCGGTTCGCTTCTTTTCTTTTCCGTCTCCCTCACCTGCCGCTCTCCCCTGCCCGGCACCGttcctcctccggcggcggcggcgcccctccTCCTCCTTCGGCGGCGGCACCCatcctcctccggcggcggcacccctcctccttctccggcggcggcgtccatcctcctccggcggcggcacccctcctccttctccggcggcggcgtccatcctcctccggcggcggtgCCCCCTCTCTACGGTGCCCCTCCTCCCTTTTCCTATCGAGCCGCTGGAGGTCATCTTTTCCCCACGCCCGCCCGCCATGGGTAGAGGCCGGGCGAGCTCGGGAGCTCCCCGGTCTGGGGCCTCGGTCTACTAGGGACCAAGGGGAAGGTAGGAGGAGCAAGGGAAGGCGTGGGCATCCCGTTCTAGTggatggggaagggagaggggaagGGTGAGGCGCGACCACTGGGGTCAGTGGCGCTGCCTGCCTCGGTGCGGTGTGCTGCTCCGATGAGAGGAGGAAGGACGAGGGGTCGAGGGTGGAGATAGGGTGGAGGTGCGTGAGGGCGAGGAGCTCGGCCTCGCGGTTGCGGCGCTCGACCTCGCGCTCCATGGAGGAGAGCACCTCCTTGGTCTAGCTTGCGACCCAGTGCGCCTGGAGGAATAAGATCTGTGCgccgggaggaagaagaagataatgACGAGTGGGGTCCGCGTGTCAGTGAAAGAGGAAGAGAGTTCAGTGGGGTGGACTGtgaatgacatgtgggtccgctCGTAAGTGTTTTCAAAAAGCCATAGTTGTTTCACCAAACGGCTTTCGGCTTTCTCACAGCCCACAGCTCACAGCAGCTTTTCCCACAGCCCACAGCTCACAGCTACTTTGTaaaagccacagctcaaccacaACACACCCTTAGATTTGGTTGAAccgaagattttttttatttaatataTACATGCAATTCGATACTGTACATCAGGACAAGAGGTTTTGAATTATAAATCCTGACAAGTGCAATTTTAAATAAAACAATTATAGCGAACTCATGTTTCCATATTTGAGGCCTAATGGCCGTCCCAATTCAGAAACCAAGACCCACAACACATGATTTCTTAATGTGGACCCCACAGCATGGCAACACCAATCAACGTCTAAGTGAGAGGGCCCATCAGAACCAGTACATCTGCTCTTCAAGCCTATCCAAGAGCACGACACGTACCTGATGGAAACGATGTTCGGCCCAACGCAAAATCCATCGGTTCCTCGTGCTTTGGATATTGGCCCAACACTGTTTCTGAACTGAGAAACCATTTCCTCTCTTTTCCTTGGCTTTCTTCGTTAAGTCTTTTGCCACATCATGGTTTTTGCTTACGTAGCAGGTTATTTAATGCTATGAAAACTAtcctagcccttgtttagttcgtgaaatttggaatttggggctactgtagcaccttcgtttttatttggtaaatagtgtccaaacattgactaattaggcttaaaacgttcgtctcgcaatttcccaccaaactgtgcaattagtttttcttttcgtctacatttaatgctccatacacgggccgcaaacattcgatgtgacaggtactgtagcaattttttggactttggagtccaactaaacaaggccctagtttcaaggttgggactgccctaaggAAGACTTGGCAAGCACaaatttaaataaaataattgtaACCAAAGTGCTCCCGTAAACTTTTCTGTCCGTTGACACCCCGTCAACCTTCCTGTGGTTCATGTGGAGAGATGGGTGTTTTTTGCAGTAGTGTACATTATCGTAAAGATCCATAGTCAAAAGATGGATGATCAAGCTAGTGGCGTACGATGTCATATGCCTCCCTACCCCATCAACGTTCCGGTGGTTTCTGCAAAGAGATGGATGTCCGCTGCTGGTGTTGTGCGATGTTGTACAGCGTCCCCGCCAACCTTCCTATAGTTCTTATGAGGATGTCCACTACTACTAATGGCGTATGTTATGTTATCCTCGGTCTTCCTATTGAAAGATGGATGTCTATTGCTAGTTTAATAGAGGTGTTTCCATGGTTATATGATTAAGACATTAAGTCAGCTTGTAATAAAAATTACTCATTTATTTAATATAATAGAATTGTTCTATTATTCACTTATAACATAAAAAACGGGTGTGACCACAGGTTTGGCTGTAGGTCATATGTCTACTTATAGGGACAAAGCTACATTGATCTCTAGGTATGCAAAGAAGTAACCAACAATTTTTTCCTAAATCTCTAGTACATGAGGAAGTATATACATGTGAATATAACCCAGGATGGCTCCACTGTGATGCCCTACATCCTCAAGAATGAGGAACTGTTGCTTCTAAGGTGGTAGAAATTTTGGGGTTGGACTTCCTTTTAGTTTGGGAATACCCAACTACCCACCACAGCCTAGTAGCAATGGCCATCCTCTAATGTTTATTTTGCTATTAAATTATCTTTTCCCACATCCTTTGCCATTTTTATTTATAATTCCTTGTCCTTGTTTTCCACTTCATAGTAATTTCTTTTGACATATCTTGGGCTATATCCTCCTTGCTCTTCCTTTTTATGGTTTATGTAATTTGTTAACACCATCTTTGTTCAACTTTTCAATGGCCTTTAATAAATGGTCTACCCTTTAGGATGGTACCTTGTAATCGGAAAGGACGTGTAGTGCCATGTTTGTGTTGCTTGTCCTTATGACGTTATTGTTGTTTTGTTCTTTTGTAATGATTGTTGATGTGTTTATGGGATGCTCACCTTCAATGGAATCAATTAGTTATCTAATATATAATGTTATAGCTATTGGGGTTTCTCCAGCATCTATTTTGCTCTATCTCATTCTCGTGTCTATCCATATCTACTTTTATCTTCTAAGCCTACCTTTTACCTAGTCTAATGGAGAAAATGGCATGTAGTACTAGAAGTTGTGACAATAACAAAAAAACAGTGACTAAAAGAAGCCACTCGACACCAATGCATCACGAAAGCAAGACCAAGCAACTCTAAAGACAGGTTCCTTCTTCTTTGTTACTCCAAGCCTAAATCTCATTCATGGTTCACTAATATCTCCCTAgtctcactactacagaaagtcTATTCACCACCGGGATCTTCACCAACGGTTTTGAGATAACCGGCGGTCACCGCCGGCTCGTACCTACGGGACCCCCTCCTGGCCGAATAACCGACGGTGATTACTGGTTTCACCGCCGGTCCGGCGTATGAACCGGCGGTGAACGCAATTTCGCCCTTCGCCGCCGTGTCGTCCGTCGAGCCGGCGGTAAAATGGTTTTCACTGCTAGTTGCTCATTCTATGTTCGACGCCCGAGAAACCAGCAAAGATAATAGTTTTTTTCGTCGGTACCAAGATGGACGCGTGCGCTATAGTAAGATCCGACGGTGAAGCAAGGTACCACCGTCGGATTACCATATGAACCGACGGTGAAGCAACCATTGTTTGACGCTGGGTACGCTGCCAGGCGAggtgagaattgatgtctaattccagaTTCATCGCATAACAAGGTTCATCTGATCAAGTcgttcatccgatcaagtcttgCGTTATATTTTTTGTGaggaattaaattaaaagccaagcaaAAGACAGTACATGTGACCACGTCCCTCTATTAAAAGCTAAGCAGAGGAGCCATttatgttgaaatgttattgtaaCGCCACCGTAACGCATGTGTGcaccaaataaataattcaatttgcaaacaaaataaagatggcacactagtttagctgaaataatgacaacatccatcattaaggaaattaacatgtccataaaCAAGCAAACAACATTAGTCCATTTTAAATGCATGGcaaagagatacatcaaatgcagctttactTACTGCTCTGCTAACGAATTTAAGAATAAGGGAACATATGGAAGATAGAACATATGGAAGATAGTATGGTCTACAGATGAACTCTTTTTAATGCTATGTCTACCATATCAAAAGACACGagcagggatgacatgaacttttatgCGATCCATGTCATATGtgatgattgttccatcctcctCGGTAAAGAAAATCATATTCTATTCTAGGTGAACTATAATCACTGTGTACTCGTCAACACAATCCATgaaaccaaatctaatattaatccttctAGATAGGATCTGCATGCTgactgtatgcttcaatgtctaaTTATTAGTACCATGGTCTTCAAAGATCCAGATTAaaagcttggaatcattgggaccgacaacagtacatacacacaagtgaccctaagcttgatgcatggagtgttgaagaccactaggcctatcaattttcctccatgtgtttctctccatatccacagcaagtatcatAGAGTCCCCCCCagagtgccccataatgtgcagacaaccattaagaaacacacttggtgatctataaaatgtcacatcagtatCCTCGCTCCATTCATATTCCTTATAAATCCATGTTGTAGTTTCAAATGAGTTGATCTCCACACCTGCGCACACATCATCGACATCTACATATTCAATCACACGAaagtgcgaggaggctgtcaGATCAAACCCCAAgtgagcctcaccaacagaatgaccaacatcatgggtgctaggcgGTAGTATATTAAACTTCTAGGTCATTGAATTACAGATGACATAGCGGTATACATCAGCCCTAAGATACCATCATAGGATGAGGCCGTTGCAGAAATATGAGATAGCTACATTGTcaatgttgaagggcaagaattccaaGGAGGG
Above is a genomic segment from Miscanthus floridulus cultivar M001 chromosome 3, ASM1932011v1, whole genome shotgun sequence containing:
- the LOC136541717 gene encoding uncharacterized protein isoform X6, which gives rise to MSGPTSRLLLLARRADRRRGLPFLVPRAFQAASPTSSAALPPPPCLPASTPVMSYSSAFTSVHGERPSSEYAKIRKKSLETEFGRILGSSSRRIFADRGFGPFLALYRAATISFHVIKLTIWHLWLNDMHKRAEKFRETLIRLGPFYIKLGQALSTRPDILPSAYCQELAKLQDQIPPFPTRIALRAIESQLGSRISDLFADMSPEPIAAASLGQVYKAHLRSGELVAVKVQRPGMAPLLTLDALLFHMIGGQMKRFAKARKDLLVAVNEIVRHMFDEIDYNLEGQNAERFATLYSHAGSGGINSEGSTSIKVPKVYWNYTCKTILTLEWIDGIKLTDAERISKANLNRKRMIDEGLYCSLRQLLEEGFFHADPHPGNLVATEGGSLAYFDFGMMGDIPRHYRVGLIQMLVHYVNRDSLGLANDFHSLGFVPEGTDLLAVADALRFSFGDVRRQSNDFQGVMNHLYDLMYEFNFSLPPDYALVIRALGSLEGTAKALDPEFKVIESAYPFVIGRLLADPSPDMRKILRELLIRDDGSIRWNRLERLIAAISEQSSEHANGSPEWRSFDMHSVIAATEDLFDFILSRKGWRVRVFLVQDIVKASDAFLQEATFPYIFDKFLCNASILLIVRRLGVA
- the LOC136541717 gene encoding uncharacterized protein isoform X1, coding for MSGPTSRLLLLARRADRRRGLPFLVPRAFQAASPTSSAALPPPPCLPASTPVMSYSSAFTSVHGERPSSEYAKIRKKSLETEFGRILGSSSRRIFADRGFGPFLALYRAATISFHVIKLTIWHLWLNDMHKRAEKFRETLIRLGPFYIKLGQALSTRPDILPSAYCQELAKLQDQIPPFPTRIALRAIESQLGSRISDLFADMSPEPIAAASLGQVYKAHLRSGELVAVKVQRPGMAPLLTLDALLFHMIGGQMKRFAKARKDLLVAVNEIVRHMFDEIDYNLEGQNAERFATLYSHAGSGGINSEGSTSIKVPKVYWNYTCKTILTLEWIDGIKLTDAERISKANLNRKRMIDEGLYCSLRQLLEEGFFHADPHPGNLVATEGGSLAYFDFGMMGDIPRHYRVGLIQMLVHYVNRDSLGLANDFHSLGFVPEGTDLLAVADALRFSFGDVRRQSNDFQGVMNHLYDLMYEFNFSLPPDYALVIRALGSLEGTAKALDPEFKVIESAYPFVIGRLLADPSPDMRKILRELLIRDDGSIRWNRLERLIAAISEQSSEHANGSPEWRSFDMHSVIAATEDLFDFILSRKGWRVRVFLVQDIVKASDAFLQEATFPYIFDKVGTIGDINPERSKMIRRLVNTVQSFRQAISLAPDAWSAMLIRTLLKHESQKFVLDVFLTLASHSSYKIPETFWLCMSRFLNYLDKQDTL
- the LOC136541717 gene encoding uncharacterized protein isoform X4, which gives rise to MSGPTSRLLLLARRADRRRGLPFLVPRAFQAASPTSSAALPPPPCLPASTPVMSYSSAFTSVHGERPSSEYAKIRKKSLETEFGRILGSSSRRIFADRGFGPFLALYRAATISFHVIKLTIWHLWLNDMHKRAEKFRETLIRLGPFYIKLGQALSTRPDILPSAYCQELAKLQDQIPPFPTRIALRAIESQLGSRISDLFADMSPEPIAAASLGQVYKAHLRSGELVAVKVQRPGMAPLLTLDALLFHMIGGQMKRFAKARKDLLVAVNEIVRHMFDEIDYNLEGQNAERFATLYSHAGSGGINSEGSTSIKVPKVYWNYTCKTILTLEWIDGIKLTDAERISKANLNRKRMIDEGLYCSLRQLLEEGFFHADPHPGNLVATEGGSLAYFDFGMMGDIPRHYRVGLIQMLVHYVNRDSLGLANDFHSLGFVPEGTDLLAVADALRFSFGDVRRQSNDFQGVMNHLYDLMYEFNFSLPPDYALVIRALGSLEGTAKALDPEFKVIESAYPFVIGRLLADPSPDMRKILRELLIRDDGSIRWNRLERLIAAISEQSSEHANGSPEWRSFDMHSVIAATEDLFDFILSRKGWRVRVFLVQDIVKASDAFLQEATFPYIFDKVGTIGDINPEASPRRRLVVRADFQARRRCRHTVPAYGVALRSKASPSRPSR
- the LOC136541717 gene encoding uncharacterized protein isoform X5, yielding MSGPTSRLLLLARRADRRRGLPFLVPRAFQAASPTSSAALPPPPCLPASTPVMSYSSAFTSVHGERPSSEYAKIRKKSLETEFGRILGSSSRRIFADRGFGPFLALYRAATISFHVIKLTIWHLWLNDMHKRAEKFRETLIRLGPFYIKLGQALSTRPDILPSAYCQELAKLQDQIPPFPTRIALRAIESQLGSRISDLFADMSPEPIAAASLGQVYKAHLRSGELVAVKVQRPGMAPLLTLDALLFHMIGGQMKRFAKARKDLLVAVNEIVRHMFDEIDYNLEGQNAERFATLYSHAGSGGINSEGSTSIKVPKVYWNYTCKTILTLEWIDGIKLTDAERISKANLNRKRMIDEGLYCSLRQLLEEGFFHADPHPGNLVATEGGSLAYFDFGMMGDIPRHYRVGLIQMLVHYVNRDSLGLANDFHSLGFVPEGTDLLAVADALRFSFGDVRRQSNDFQGVMNHLYDLMYEFNFSLPPDYALVIRALGSLEGTAKALDPEFKVIESAYPFVIGRLLADPSPDMRKILRELLIRDDGSIRWNRLERLIAAISEQSSEHANGSPEWRSFDMHSVIAATEDLFDFILSRKGWRVRVFLVQDIVKASDAFLQEATFPYIFDKVGTIGDINPEATTSRPGGFSSAASLSPHRPGVWRRLAVEGVA
- the LOC136541717 gene encoding uncharacterized protein isoform X3, giving the protein MSGPTSRLLLLARRADRRRGLPFLVPRAFQAASPTSSAALPPPPCLPASTPVMSYSSAFTSVHGERPSSEYAKIRKKSLETEFGRILGSSSRRIFADRGFGPFLALYRAATISFHVIKLTIWHLWLNDMHKRAEKFRETLIRLGPFYIKLGQALSTRPDILPSAYCQELAKLQDQIPPFPTRIALRAIESQLGSRISDLFADMSPEPIAAASLGQVYKAHLRSGELVAVKVQRPGMAPLLTLDALLFHMIGGQMKRFAKARKDLLVAVNEIVRHMFDEIDYNLEGQNAERFATLYSHAGSGGINSEGSTSIKVPKVYWNYTCKTILTLEWIDGIKLTDAERISKANLNRKRMIDELLEEGFFHADPHPGNLVATEGGSLAYFDFGMMGDIPRHYRVGLIQMLVHYVNRDSLGLANDFHSLGFVPEGTDLLAVADALRFSFGDVRRQSNDFQGVMNHLYDLMYEFNFSLPPDYALVIRALGSLEGTAKALDPEFKVIESAYPFVIGRLLADPSPDMRKILRELLIRDDGSIRWNRLERLIAAISEQSSEHANGSPEWRSFDMHSVIAATEDLFDFILSRKGWRVRVFLVQDIVKASDAFLQEATFPYIFDKVGTIGDINPERSKMIRRLVNTVQSFRQAISLAPDAWSAMLIRTLLKHESQKFVLDVFLTLASHSSYKIPETFWLCMSRFLNYLDKQDTL
- the LOC136541717 gene encoding uncharacterized protein isoform X2; the encoded protein is MSGPTSRLLLLARRADRRRGLPFLVPRAFQAASPTSSAALPPPPCLPASTPVMSYSSAFTSVHGERPSSEYAKIRKKSLETEFGRILGSSSRRIFADRGFGPFLALYRAATISFHVIKLTIWHLWLNDMHKRAEKFRETLIRLGPFYIKLGQALSTRPDILPSAYCQELAKLQDQIPPFPTRIALRAIESQLGSRISDLFADMSPEPIAAASLGQVYKAHLRSGELVAVKVQRPGMAPLLTLDALLFHMIGGQMKRFAKARKDLLVAVNEIVRHMFDEIDYNLEGQNAERFATLYSHGSGGINSEGSTSIKVPKVYWNYTCKTILTLEWIDGIKLTDAERISKANLNRKRMIDEGLYCSLRQLLEEGFFHADPHPGNLVATEGGSLAYFDFGMMGDIPRHYRVGLIQMLVHYVNRDSLGLANDFHSLGFVPEGTDLLAVADALRFSFGDVRRQSNDFQGVMNHLYDLMYEFNFSLPPDYALVIRALGSLEGTAKALDPEFKVIESAYPFVIGRLLADPSPDMRKILRELLIRDDGSIRWNRLERLIAAISEQSSEHANGSPEWRSFDMHSVIAATEDLFDFILSRKGWRVRVFLVQDIVKASDAFLQEATFPYIFDKVGTIGDINPERSKMIRRLVNTVQSFRQAISLAPDAWSAMLIRTLLKHESQKFVLDVFLTLASHSSYKIPETFWLCMSRFLNYLDKQDTL